CGCCGTCGTGGCCTCCGCCATCGCCTCGGCAGGGAACTCCGTCGGCGCATCGACCGACTCCCGCAACGCGGCGAGGGCGGCGGCCAGTTCGGTCTGCGCGGCGGACGGGGCGACGTGCGGTCGACGCTGAGGCATGACACCACACTATGTCTCGCGGCCCCGCTCGTCCGGCAGCGCACTACCGTGGTCACATGACCACTTCTGCCAAGGCTCAGGCCCTCATCGGACTCTACGAGGCCCCGGAGATCCTCCGTGTGGTGAACGTGTGGGACGTCGTGTCCGCCCGCGCCGTCGCGGGGCTGCCCGAGACCAAGGCCATCGCCACGGCCGGACACGGCATCGCCGCGTCGTTCGGCTATGACGACGGCGCCACGCCGCGCGAGATCATGATCGACATGGTGGGCCGCATCGCGGCAGCGGTCGACGTGCCGGTCAGTGCCGACCTCGACGACGGCTACGGCGACCCGGGCGAGACGACGCGCATGGCGATCGGCGCAGGAGTGGTCGGGGCGAACGTCGAAGACCGGCTCAAGCCGCTCGCCGAATCCGTCGCCGCCGTCGAGGCGATCGTCAAGGCCGCCGAGGCCGAGGGCGTGCCGTTCGCTCTCAACGCGCGCACCGACGCCTTCGTCCGCGGGGGCGGCAGGCCTGTCGAGGAGAGCGTCGCAGACGCGATCCAGCGGGGGCGGGCCTTCCTCGACGCCGGTGCCACGGCGGTGTTCGTCCCCGGTGTCCTCGACTCCGCCGTGACCAGACAGCTCGTCGAGGGGATCGGCGAGCGCAAGGTCAGCGTGATCGGCCTCCCCGGCGCGCTCGCCGCCTCGGAGTACGAGTCGCTCGGCGTCGCGCGCATCTCGTACGGCCCTCTGCCGCAGCGCGTGGCCCTGACGGCCGTGCAGGAGCTCGCCGCCGACCTCTACGCGGGCGGCGTGATCCCCTCCGGCCTGCCGGCGCTCAACTGACGCAGCGAAAGACGGGTGACCGCGGTCACTAGACTTGGCCCGTGGTCACTCGTCTTTCGAACTTCTTCCTCCGCACGCTCCGCGAAGATCCGGCCGGCGCCGAAGTCGCCAGCCACAAGCTCCTGATCCGCGCCGGGTACATCCGACCGCAGGCTGCGGGCATCTTCGCGTGGTTGCCACTGGGGCTGCGCGTGAAGGCGAAGATCGAGAAGGTCATCCGCGAGGAGATGGCCGCGGCCGGCGCGCAGGAGGTGCACTTCCCGGCGCTGATGCCCCGCGAGGCCTATGAGGCGACGGGACGCTGGGAGGAGTACGGCGAGCTCCTGTTCCGCCTGCAGGATCGCAAGGGCGGCGACTACCTGCTCGCGCCGACCCATGAAGAGGCTTTCACTCTGCTCGTGAAGGACCTGTACTCGTCGTACAAGGACCTGCCCCTGACGATCTACCAGATCCAGGACAAGTACCGCGACGAAGCGCGGCCCCGTGCCGGCCTGCTGCGCGGCCGCGAGTTCACGATGAAGGACGCGTACTCCTTCGACGCGTCGGATGCCGGCCTCGAGGCCAGCTATCAGGCGCAGCGCGACGCCTACGAGCGCATCTTCCAGCGTTTGGGCCTCGAGTACGTCATCGTGCAGGCGGACGCCGGTGCCATGGGCGGCTCCCGCAGTGAGGAGTTCCTCCACCCGACCTCGGTGGGTGAGGACACGTTCGTGCGCTCGGCGGGCGGCTACGCCGCGAACGTGGAGGCCTTCACCACCGCGGTGCCCGCGCCGGTGCCGTTCGACGCCTCGGGCGCGCCGGTGATCTTCGACTCGCCGGGCACCCCGACCATCGAGACGCTCGTCGCCCACTGCAACGAGAACCTCGACGGCGAGTACACAGCCGCGGACACGCTCAAGAACGTCGTCCTCGCACTGACGCACCTCGACGGCACGCGCGAGCTCGTCGTCGTCGGCATCCCCGGAGATCGCGAGGTCGACGAGAAGCGCGCCGAGGTGGCCTTCGCCCCGGCCGAGGTCGAGACCGCGACCGCGGAGGACTTCGAGCGCCACCCGCTGCTCGTCAAGGGCTACATCGGTCCCTGGTCGCCCACCGGCGCCGTCCTCGGCGAGGAGTCCGCGACCGGCATCCGCTACCTCGTCGACCCGCGTGTGAGCGAGGGGACGAGCTGGATCACCGGTGCCAACGTGCACGAGAAGCACGCCCACTCGGTGGTGGCCGGCCGCGACTTCGAAGCCGACGGCATCGTGGAGATCGCCGAGGTGCGCGAAGGCGATCCCGCCCCCGACGGCTCCGGTCCGGTGGAGCTCGCCCGCGGAATGGAGATCGGCCACGTGTTCCAGCTCGGGCGCAAGTACGCCGAAGCCCTGGGGCTCAAGGTGCTCGACGAGAACGGCAAGCTCGTCACGGTGACCATGGGCTCGTACGGCATCGGTGTGACGCGCATCCTCGCGATCATCGCCGAGCTCAACAACGACGACAAGGGTCTCGTGTGGCCGGCATCCGTCGCACCCTTCGACGTGCAGGTCGTCGCGGCCGGACGCGATCAGACGGCGTTCGACGTCGCGGAGGACATCTCCGCGCAGCTCGAGGCGGCCGGCCTGGACGTGCTCTACGACGACCGCCCGAAGGTGTCGCCCGGCGTGAAGTTCGGTGACGCCGAGCTCGTGGGCGTGCCGAAGATCGTCGTCGTCGGTCGCGGTGCCGCGGACGGCCAGGTGGAGCTGTGGGATCGTGCGACAGGGGACCGCGAGACCGTGTCGGCCGTCGAGGCCGTGGCGCGTCTGGCATCGCGCTGACCGGGGCACCGGTGGTCCTCGGCCCGGCGGCGACGTGGCAGGTCTCATCCTGCGCCGCCCGCGTTGCGCCGCCGTCGTCCGTGCAGCGGCATGACACGCTGGACCCATGACCGACGAACCTCTGCCGCAGGCGCTGAGCGCCGAGATCAACGCGGTGCTCGACGACGCCGGAGTGCACTCAGACCGACGTCTCGTGATGCGCATGCTGCGCACTGCGATCCTGCTGGGCGAAGACGGCACCGACCGCCTCGACCTCAAGATCGCCTCGGCGGCGCTCGCGGAGATGCGAGACGCCTTCCGGCTGTTCGCGCCGTACGAGGGGGTACCCAAGGTCACCGTCTTCGGGTCGGCTCGCACGCGCCAGGACGATCCGCTGTACCGCCAGGCCCGGGACGTCGCCGCGGCACTCGCAGCCGACGGCTGGATGGTCGTCACGGGCGCCGGCCCCGGCATCATGCAGGCCGCGGCCGAAGGAGCAGGTCCCGCGCTCTCACTCGGCGTCTCGATCCGCCTGCCTTTCGAAGAGCGGGCGAACGCCGTCGTCGAGGGATCGGATCACGTCGTCGCGATGAAGTACTTCTTCACGCGCAAGCTGATGCTGATGAAGGAGTCCCGTGGCTTCATCTGCCTCCCCGGCGGCTTCGGCACCCTCGACGAGATGTTCGAGCTGCTCACCCTGCAGCAGACGGGCAAGGCCGAGCCCATGCCCATCGTGCTGCTCGACGAGAACGGCGGACGGTTCTGGAACGGGCTCAAGCGCTTCATCGACGAGGATCTCGCGCCGACAGGCGTCATCTCGGAGGGGGACTTCGACCGCGTCATCATCACGGACTCGGTGGAAGAGGCGACCGCCCGGATCACCGGCTTCTGGAAGAACTACGATTCGCTGCGCTGGGTCGGCGGCACCCTCGTGCTGCGCCTGCGGGCCGAGCCGACGGATGCCGAGATCGACCGGTTGAACGACGAGTTCGCCTGGATGCTCGCGTCGGGTCGGATCGAACGCACCGAGCCGCGCAGCGTCGAGGTCGCCGATGACGACATGCTGCATCTGCCTCGTCTTGCGCTTCATCTCGACCAGCGGACGGTCGGAGGCCTCTTCCGTCTGATCGACGCGGTCAACGCTCTGCCGTCCGCCGGCTGACCGCCTAGGCCCGTACGCAGGCGTCGAGTTCAGGTCGCGTTCGCTCCGAGGTCATCTGACGCGAGGATGCTTGCTCGGCAGCATCCCGACGAGGAGGATCCGATGACGCTGGCTGACAACACCCGACGACTGCTTCCGATGGCCGATCACGTCAGGGGCAAGCGCTCGGCCGTGACGTGCGAGCTCAAGTGCGCGAACGCGTGCCTCGGCCCCGAGTGCAACACGTCCACGAACGAGGACTTCCGCTCGATCGCCGACGCGGTGTTCTCCCGCCGTGCCTTCTTCGGCCTCAGTGCGGCTGCTGCGGTCGCGGTCGCGGTCGGCGCCGGCCGCCCGGCGCCCGTCTCCGCGCCGGGCGCCTCCGGCGTCGGCGGTCTCGGCGCTTCCTCCGGCAAGCCCGGTCGAGCCGGCCTCTCGTTCCGGCCGATCGCGCCGGTCCCCGCAGAGGTCGACGCCTTCACCGTGCCCGACGGCTTCACGTGGAAGCCGATCATCCGCTGGGGCGACCCGCTCTTCTCCCGCACACCCGCGTTCGACCTCGCGCGGCAGACCCCTGAGGCTCAGGCCGAGCAGTTCGGCTACAACAGCGACTACCTCGACATCGTCGCCGATCCGTCCGGCAAGACCGGCGTGCTCGTCAACAACCACGAGTACGTCAATCCAGGGCTCATGTTCCCGACGACGACGGATGCCGCCGAGCTGCGCCGCGGCGACATCTACAAGGCCGCGCAGGGCATGTCGGTCGTGGAGATCGCGCGTCGCAAGGTCGGCGAGCCGTGGTCGTACGTCGTGGACGGCCGCCGCAACCGCCGGATCACGGTCGAGACGGTGGTCGAGCTGACCGGTCCCGCCGCGGGCTCCGACCTCGTCACGACGGCCGCCGACCCGGAGGGACGCTGGGTACGCGGCACGCTCGGCAACTGCGCAGGCGGAACGACGCCGTGGGGCACCATCCTCTCCGGCGAGGAGAACTTCAACGGATACTTCGCCTGGGCGGCCGACACCCCCGAGCAGAAGCGCTACTCGGGATCCAGCACGACGTCGACCTCCACCGGCTGGGAGACCTACGACCCGCGCTTCGACGCGCACGACCCCGACTTCGTCAACGAGCCGAACCGCTTCGGCTACATCGTCGAGATCGACCCGCAGGACCCGACGTCAACGCCCAGGAAGCACACGGCGATGGGGCGCTTCAAGCACGAGGGCGCGAACGTGCACGTCGCAGAGGACGGCCGCGTCGTGGCATACATGGGCGACGACGAGCGCAACGACTACCTGTACAAGTTCGTCTCGAAGAACCGCATCTCGGGCTCCCGGAAGAAGAACCTCGACCTGCTCAGCGAGGGCGACCTCTACGTCGCGAAGTTCAGCGGCAACTCTCCGGCCGCCGATATCACCGGCACCGGTGCGCCGCCCTCCGACGGTGCGTTCGACGGCACGGGCACGTGGATCCCGCTCACGCAGAACGGCGAGGGCGTCGTCCCCGGCTTCACCACCGAGCAGGTGCTCGTATACACCCGACTCGCCGCCGATGCGGTCGGTGCCACGAAGATGGACCGTCCCGAAGATGTGCAGCCGAACCCCCGCACGGGCAAGGTGTACGTCGCGCTGACCAACAACAGCAACCGCGCCGTCGTCGACGAGGCGAACCCCGTCAGCGGCAACCGCTACGGCCACGTGATCGAGCTCACCGAGACGTCGGGGCAGGCGGGGAGGACGTTCGGGTGGAGCATCCTCCTCCTCTGCGGCGATCCGAGCACGTTCACGAACGCGTACTTCGCGGGATTCCCGAAGGAGCTCGTCTCGCCGATCTCGTGCCCTGACAACCTCGCCTTCGATTCGGAAGGCGACCTCTGGATCTCGACGGATGGGGCTCCGAGCACGATCGGCCTGAACGACGGCCTGTTCAAGGTGCCGCTCACCGGCTCCGAGCGCGGCCACGTGCAGCAGTTCCTTGCCGTCCCACGGGACGCCGAGACGTGCGGTCCGGTGATCCATGACGCGGAGGGGCTGGTCTTCGTCGCCGTGCAGCATCCGGGCGAGGACGGCAGCTTCGAGGCGCCGCGTTCGCTGGTCCCCGACTACGGCTCGGCCGCGCCCGGAGACGTGTCGAACGCGCCGCGACCCGCGGTCGTGCAGGTCTACCGGGCCTGACGTGCGCCGGCGGGCGTTCAGGAGCCCTGGATGCCCGCTTCGCGGGTGAGGATCGCGCGGGCGAA
This Microbacterium sp. XT11 DNA region includes the following protein-coding sequences:
- a CDS encoding proline--tRNA ligase; the protein is MVTRLSNFFLRTLREDPAGAEVASHKLLIRAGYIRPQAAGIFAWLPLGLRVKAKIEKVIREEMAAAGAQEVHFPALMPREAYEATGRWEEYGELLFRLQDRKGGDYLLAPTHEEAFTLLVKDLYSSYKDLPLTIYQIQDKYRDEARPRAGLLRGREFTMKDAYSFDASDAGLEASYQAQRDAYERIFQRLGLEYVIVQADAGAMGGSRSEEFLHPTSVGEDTFVRSAGGYAANVEAFTTAVPAPVPFDASGAPVIFDSPGTPTIETLVAHCNENLDGEYTAADTLKNVVLALTHLDGTRELVVVGIPGDREVDEKRAEVAFAPAEVETATAEDFERHPLLVKGYIGPWSPTGAVLGEESATGIRYLVDPRVSEGTSWITGANVHEKHAHSVVAGRDFEADGIVEIAEVREGDPAPDGSGPVELARGMEIGHVFQLGRKYAEALGLKVLDENGKLVTVTMGSYGIGVTRILAIIAELNNDDKGLVWPASVAPFDVQVVAAGRDQTAFDVAEDISAQLEAAGLDVLYDDRPKVSPGVKFGDAELVGVPKIVVVGRGAADGQVELWDRATGDRETVSAVEAVARLASR
- a CDS encoding PhoX family protein encodes the protein MTLADNTRRLLPMADHVRGKRSAVTCELKCANACLGPECNTSTNEDFRSIADAVFSRRAFFGLSAAAAVAVAVGAGRPAPVSAPGASGVGGLGASSGKPGRAGLSFRPIAPVPAEVDAFTVPDGFTWKPIIRWGDPLFSRTPAFDLARQTPEAQAEQFGYNSDYLDIVADPSGKTGVLVNNHEYVNPGLMFPTTTDAAELRRGDIYKAAQGMSVVEIARRKVGEPWSYVVDGRRNRRITVETVVELTGPAAGSDLVTTAADPEGRWVRGTLGNCAGGTTPWGTILSGEENFNGYFAWAADTPEQKRYSGSSTTSTSTGWETYDPRFDAHDPDFVNEPNRFGYIVEIDPQDPTSTPRKHTAMGRFKHEGANVHVAEDGRVVAYMGDDERNDYLYKFVSKNRISGSRKKNLDLLSEGDLYVAKFSGNSPAADITGTGAPPSDGAFDGTGTWIPLTQNGEGVVPGFTTEQVLVYTRLAADAVGATKMDRPEDVQPNPRTGKVYVALTNNSNRAVVDEANPVSGNRYGHVIELTETSGQAGRTFGWSILLLCGDPSTFTNAYFAGFPKELVSPISCPDNLAFDSEGDLWISTDGAPSTIGLNDGLFKVPLTGSERGHVQQFLAVPRDAETCGPVIHDAEGLVFVAVQHPGEDGSFEAPRSLVPDYGSAAPGDVSNAPRPAVVQVYRA
- a CDS encoding isocitrate lyase/PEP mutase family protein, with translation MTTSAKAQALIGLYEAPEILRVVNVWDVVSARAVAGLPETKAIATAGHGIAASFGYDDGATPREIMIDMVGRIAAAVDVPVSADLDDGYGDPGETTRMAIGAGVVGANVEDRLKPLAESVAAVEAIVKAAEAEGVPFALNARTDAFVRGGGRPVEESVADAIQRGRAFLDAGATAVFVPGVLDSAVTRQLVEGIGERKVSVIGLPGALAASEYESLGVARISYGPLPQRVALTAVQELAADLYAGGVIPSGLPALN
- a CDS encoding TIGR00730 family Rossman fold protein; the protein is MTDEPLPQALSAEINAVLDDAGVHSDRRLVMRMLRTAILLGEDGTDRLDLKIASAALAEMRDAFRLFAPYEGVPKVTVFGSARTRQDDPLYRQARDVAAALAADGWMVVTGAGPGIMQAAAEGAGPALSLGVSIRLPFEERANAVVEGSDHVVAMKYFFTRKLMLMKESRGFICLPGGFGTLDEMFELLTLQQTGKAEPMPIVLLDENGGRFWNGLKRFIDEDLAPTGVISEGDFDRVIITDSVEEATARITGFWKNYDSLRWVGGTLVLRLRAEPTDAEIDRLNDEFAWMLASGRIERTEPRSVEVADDDMLHLPRLALHLDQRTVGGLFRLIDAVNALPSAG